The segment ACAGTTTCGGCCGTAAACACTAGTTTGGTGAGACAGTATCAATTACTAATGTGAgatactcaatttaagtatagcAGCCCCCCCTTGATGCaatcctggctacgcccatGAGGACATCCCTCATGGGCATTCCAGGATTgcatttaatgtaggtaatgcttactttattatatttaatgtaggtaatgtaattaggtatatatgttatctatactaatattataaagaggaaaactttgtaagtttgtttgtttgttcgtttgattgtaatgaataggctcaaaaactactggaccgattttaaaaattttttcaccattcgaaagctacattatccacaagtaacataggctaaattttattttcgtaaaaaatagggttctgtaagatatttgggtttttcggacacaaggtgtaaaaaatcaaccagaaaagtagggtaggggtaggtaggagtagggtagaggtagtaggggtagggtaggggtagttgtaagtttacatgaagtttcacgcggacgaagtcgcgggcgtcggctagtggaGATATAGATTATGTCTGTACACTTAAATAGTTGTTTTATTTGAAGGTACAGTTATAAAATGCCACATCAGTAGATGCCAAGATGACAACAGGAAGTTGGCACGAGATATGTTGATAGCGAAATTGGACGAATTGCTCAATGGCGAAAACAGTGTGGCAGCACAGAAAAAAAGAATAGAtgaacagaaacacaagaagacagaatataaaaagaagaaaagagcGCAACTTAAAGAAGATTGGAAAAAGCGGGAAGGTTTAGCTTAGTGTTGTGTTTGAATAGGTAGtcatatagataaatatatttaggaaattgtttgttgattttaatttaattacttattatattttaaatatccaAATACCCTCTGCTCTCATTCAAATTGACTCTACATTCTGGTACAACTACTCAGTTGATAATGCGcttattataaagatattttgtaGTTTCTGCCTGCGGCTTCGCTTAAATTAATGTAGATATCAAACGCCTtctaaatgatattattttatcactcaAGACCAGAATTAAGATACTTGGATTTTTCAGCGCAAACACGGAATAAGCATTTAAAACTACAATTTGTACCTgcgcagatttttttttactctttacaagttagcccttttctacaatatcacctgacggtaagtaattaactgatgatgcaatcaaagatggaagcgggctaactgttaggaataggatgaaaatccacacccttttcgattttacacgtcatcgtaccggaacgctaaatcgcttggcggtacgtctttgccggtggagtggtaactagccacggccgaagcctccaaccagccagacctggaccaattaagaaaacttcggcccagccgaggatcgaacccatgatcttagtcttttaaatccaccgcgcatatcactgcgccacggaggccgtcaaagaggATCTCTAACCTACTCGTACTTGCCTTAAAATTTAAAGCAATCATCAAAAGAATGGGCCAGCtaacctcctggcaacatgcagaatcgtaataATCGTAATAAACAATGCAGTCCTCaaattatgcacactcaatacgTAACAATGCCTGGTCTATCTAGATAATTGGATGGTGCATCTACTATTGATCTTGATTACGTGACATTATCTCGAAAATTTTCAGCAAAATAAAGAATTTCACCAAACTTTCATAATTATAAATGCTACAAGTTTATAGAGTTTTAAATAGGATATTAAGATAAGCAAATAAGTACAGGTAtataataaagctatttttattaaacctaTAGGTATAGGTAGCTAACGTTAAAGTAAAGTTAATTAACAAAAGAAAGTTCCGAAAATTGTTAGATACCAAACCTAAGACCCTTCACCCTTTGTTTGAAAGATGCTTTGTTCTAAAgattataaatatacctatacctTCTAGTTCCTACTACTTCCTTCTGAAGATTGTGTTAAACCCACCACCAATGTTACCGGACCGGTTCGCtagataataatagtttttataaataactttttctaGCCTTTGACGGCTCTACCTTTTAATGGTTATAGCAATATGGCCAAATCCAATGACGCAGCTATCGATAGCTGCCGATAGAACCCACGCAGAAGACTCTGCGGGCTCGATGAGAAGATTGTCTCTTATTTTTGCTCTGTTCGTATATGTACTAAACTTCCAGCAAATTGTACCATAAAATGCGTTAGATATTAACTTGTACGTTAGTGTTTTGAAACTTTTGTTACTCATTGTGACGCGTCCAAGGTCAAGagaaatcaaacaaataaagtatatccaAGCGGActtaaaatactaaaactaaaaaacatatttattgtaACTATAGGCCTTTGAAGGTATGGAAATATTCGTCAAGATGCTTGAAGTGGCCAAAGCACACGATCCAGAACAGCTTGCGGTTTTATTTGAAGCAAAATGTAAGAGGTACCAACAGTTGTCGTCCAGAGAAGCCTCAAAAATTCCTGCCGAGATTGGATGCATACTAGTGCTtactacctaacctaacctatacctatttttttattttgacaacaAAAAATAACGTAACCTTATATGCTGTCCTTCATCTGTGAAGTAGTAAATAAGGTGCCTACACAGGCCCTTAACTTATAATTTTCCACATCCGAATTCGATTAAGGGACCCTTTGTAGCAGTTTAAGTCACAATACCTAAGTAAAACTTATGAATAATTCACAGCCCGTTGCTTGTTTGGACGCCatcctttattttattatcaattgaatttaaattgtaaatagatAAGTGAAAACTTATCTCTTTGAGGATTTTTCGGTCTCCGTTacagcttatagccttcctcgataaatgggataaatgaaatattttttctaatcggaccagtagctcctgagattagcgcgttcaaacaaacaaactcttcagctttataatattaagcattatattaggtataattagtagattgaattttctttttacttaggTAGTTTAAAAGTTAGTACCTACACccattgatattttatactagagataggcactagtgcatcaaaactgaggcgtaCAAAtttgcataattgtcttaatttaggTAGGCACGTCACCTATCTATAACACCGACAATCTATAGGTACCTAGTTTTGATAAAATtgtaacaggtccaattctgtacattgaagatattttgaaaatgtttgttggagagcattttatataaatatcgaTACTGAAACCTAAACaatcatatttttcattttttgtctgtctgtccgtctttttGTTAACtgagcatcacgctgaaactactgaatgaaacTTGGCCAGAAAATAccaaatttttataatcaagATATTACAAAAGCTACCCCTAAAGGGTTGAAAAGGAGTTGaagttttctttttactatAAATCGTCCATGTTCTgagttataattttgtaaaatgattagtagactatttattatattatgggaataaaataggggttgaaagttcacatcgattttcacgcggaccgctattttaaaatgtaacaaggtttttttattttttttattataaaattgttaacTTTCAATCACGTTTGCAAACCATTTTAATCTACAACTTTCCTCATTTCGCTTCTTTGCCgtacaatgttataattatcGTTAGCTTTATTGTTAGTCAACAGAGTTTCTAGTTTCCACTTCAGGCACAGTTTCGTTTGCAGTTTGTTCCGGCATGTACACAATtagtatttatttcttaatgaACAGGTAAACTAGATTTAAATAGGTTTATGTTACCTAGTTACCTACTAGGTAACATAAATCTATTATAAAATGGGACAGAGAAAAGAAGCAAGTTTCATTTTGATGTTTGCCTAATTTCAAAACTGTTGTCGTGAACTAtgaacagacaaacaaacacaattaaaatgaaatctttatttattgttttgttatatttctcttttttattaTCGCATTTTACATTTTCGGCAATTTATCAATGCAAagatactgttttttttaatttctcaagTTTATTACATGTTCTTTGGATTAACAAAAGGTTTTAAGCTCTTTTGTAATCCATAGAGATAAGACGTCCCTTCTACCTGCAACGGAAAGTATTGGCATTGTCCAGTGCCCCCACTCCTTAAATGCCTGCTGTAgcatgtaatataataaaacagcGTCTTTTgaccgaaaaataacattca is part of the Bicyclus anynana chromosome 5, ilBicAnyn1.1, whole genome shotgun sequence genome and harbors:
- the LOC112043455 gene encoding mitochondrial translation release factor in rescue — its product is MLSLKYFCRLQRSLAPILSTHIASKHTVDYSQLPKINESDLAEQFVRGSGPGGSAVNKNANCVVLTHIPTGTVIKCHISRCQDDNRKLARDMLIAKLDELLNGENSVAAQKKRIDEQKHKKTEYKKKKRAQLKEDWKKREGLA